CAAATATTGTGTCATGCTTGAACTTATCCTTCCTGCAGGAACctgagcttgggggtgggggcgacTGTAAAATTTGGTCATGCACCTCCCTAATAAAGACTCACTAAGGTTAAGATAACATTGACTCCAACTGGGGCTGGGCAAGAGGTGAAGGGGCCACTTCAGCCACAgtgagtcagtgtgtgtgtgtgtgtgtgtgtgtgtgtgtgtgtgtgcgcgcgcgcgcgcgcgtgcgtgcatgcaagGTGAGTTCTAATTTGGGATCTAGCAGAGGATATTGGTGTCttcacccacacccacactcagTTTTGAGGTCTGAACCCAATGCTTACTGTTTGCACTAGACTGCAGAGCCAGCCAGCCCCTAGCACCCACCTGCCACTATTCAACTCTGCGGCCACAGGCACACAGGGCATTCTGGGCTTTTAGTGGGTGctatggatttgaactcaggtcctcttgctttcaCAATGAATGGTCTTACCCactagccatctccccagcctccacagTCACTTTTATAAAGGTCCCTTtttggtgtggtggcgcacaccttaaattccagccctcaggaggcagaggcaagtggatctctgagttcgaggccagcctggtctacagcgtgagttccaggacagccagggctacacagagaaaccctgtctcaaaaataagattaaataaataaataaataaataaataacaacagcagcaaaaaacccaaattctcatttttgacagatatccaaaggggtcTGAAGCCCCTAGAAAGACAGGAGAATGGgaatgagaggaaaaaaatagagaggGAGACACCTTTTAGCTCAAAGGAAAAAACAGCTGGAACTCAGTTTCCCCATATGCACCAGGAAGAAAGAGCTCACCACTTGAGCCTGTACCGTGGACTTCTAAGAATCAAGGTTCTGTGATGACTTGGGGGTCGGGGGGTTACGGTGGCCAGATGTCgggcagggaagaagaaaggtcgggctgtctgtctgtctgtccgtgcCTTTCTGCCCAATGCCTAGCTTCCCTATGACTCAGGTAGGCTGAGGACAGGGTGGATACCAGACTCTGTTCCCTGGGAGGAAATTGGCAATGGGAAGTTCATTTCCGTTGCCTGCCAGGAATGTTTGTTGCTGTGTACCCGTTCCAGTCTCAGCAGGGACCTGGGGctgtggggggggagggtgttGAGGGGACATGCAGCTCTCCGTCacaggcttttatgtgggtgctgagaatctgcATGCAGGTATCACCTTGCACTCTGAGTCACATCCCTAGTCcactaatttctttctctttaccttttgagacagggtctcatttatcCCAGGATTcatcccagggctctgtgcatgctaggtaaaTATTTCACCAGCTGAGCTATATGCCTAGACCTCTTTCTTTTGGGGGtcatggggattgaactcaggacttcatgcatgctagagaAACACTGTACtgttgagccacaccccagcatCTACTGTGAGACTCTGGGCAAGCGTTCTAAAATTGCACTATATCCCCAGTCCCAAATACTGCACGTTTTACtgacaataatttatttttttcaaagatgtcCTTGTGTGATGTGGTTAGGATAAAGACCGTACCTGACTTCTGCAGAAATTAGGACTTCTAGAGGCAAAGGATCCCCTTGATGTcacaagaggaaggagggagagatgaaaagagagatggagagaaggggagagagaggagaggagagacgaaaagagagatagagagggaggcagagagagaagagaggaagagggaggggaagggagagatgaaaagagagatagagagagggaaaggaagagggagaggaagatagaggggggagagagagacagacaagagagagagggacagacgagacagagacagagctggAAAGGTTTAGTGAAGACTTGGCTTGggacagggtggtggtggcacacgcctttaatcccagcgctcaagaggcagaggaaggcgaatctctgagtttgaggccagactggtctacagagtaaatttcaggacagccagggctacacagaaaaaccctgtcttcaaaaaacaaaacaacaacagtaacgACTTGGCCTGGGTGGGAGGTTTTGATTGACAGTGGACTGGGCTGGTTCCCATTTGTTTACCCAGGAACAAGCCCTTCCCATTCCATCTCCAAAGGGCCCAGAAGTTTCCACCTCTGGGGTGGAGATGGTAGATGTCTAGGGACCCCTACAGGGGACTGGCTTTAGGGATCAGGACACAGCCTGACCTTTTCAAGTCAATTAGGAGGCAGATGGGTCCTGCCCTTTAATCTCCCAGCATGCAACTTCTTCCCCATGGGTCTCCCCAGGACTTGTCGATGCCTGGGGTACagtgaagaaggaggagagggcgAGCCATGGTGGGAGGAGGGCTGGCCAGGGTGGCATGCTCTCTCCCGACTTCTGGAATGACTTGTTGAGCACGACCGCGTGCAAGGCCACGTGACACTCAAGGTCCCTGTCCCCCAAGATACAGTGCTGTGAAGGGATAGATGGTGGTGAGGGTGGAGGAGACTCGTGAAGGGGTGAAGAAGTCCTGGACCAGTCAGGAAGAGAGTGCGGAGAGGTCTGTGGTGAAGGAAGTTCATTGGCTTGGAGAATGCTAAAGGGAGAAGCAGGTAAGGCAGCTCAGGCTAACTGGGAAAAGTCTCCTTCCTTACCTGTACCAAGCACCAAGAGTTTCCGTTTTTTCCCTTAAGTCCATTCATTTATATGGCAGGTAGAACCTAGGACCGTGCACATACCAAAATGCTCGACCTTCACTGAGCAtgccctcagcccctcactgggattctaggcaggggttctacctctgagccacaccctcagcccctcactagggggttctaggcaggggctctatcaATCACTGAGATACTCCCCCAGCCTCTTGGAAGCCTTTGGAGGTTcatgaagaaaagaacaagagcAGATTCCTTTAGCAACATCTTCCTGGCCAGCTTGGGAAAtgaactgagggagggagagtggcaGAACAGATGCTGTCCCAGGCTCCTGAGCAGCAAGGGCAGCATAGAGCCAGCAAGAGTTTAGAGAGCCAGGCATGGATCAGGGTCCATCTGAAGGTAAAGCAGGACAGACTTTCCTTGGGAAAAAGAAAGACGTAGACTTCTGGGAATTTGCTGTGTGACTCCAGGCTCATTCCTTGTCCTCAGTGGACTACAGTGTCCTCCTCTGTCCAGTAGATTTAACCagcttctctctgctctctctctatctctctgtcctcccctccccgcccctccccACCTCTTTAGAGGACCGGAGACAGGTGTTATGTGCCAAGGAAAATGCGTGGAGGAGAAATTCTAAAATCCAATTcactcctttcaccatgtgggtatGGGGATAAAGCTAAGATTGTCAGACTTGGTCGCCAGCGCCTTCCCTGACATAGTCATCACACTGGCTCCTCAAATGGTGGTTTTCAAGTGTGTCCTCAGATTTTTTCGATGTGACTTTCCATTATTCCACGCAGACCACATGGACTTGCTCCTTTCACTATCTTAGATCGGATTTTCATGTATGATCTCATTTTTAtggctttctctcctttttcttcatgacagggtttctctgtgtagtcctggctgtcctggaactcactctgtgaccaggctgagctcaaactcagagatctgcctgcctctacttcccgagtTCAAAAATGCTTTTAAAGCTGGGCCAGACCGTCAAAGTCTGGCTGTCGCTCCCTAGTGGTCTAGTGGTTAGGATTCGGCGCTCTCACCGCCTTggccctggtttgattcccagtcaGGGAAGCTTCTCTACTTCCTCTCTGCAACTCGCCCCcttctgctgggcggtggtggcgcacacctttaatcccagcacttgggaggcagaggcaggcggatctttgtgagttcgagacttgcctggtctacaagagctagttccaggacaggctccaaaaccacagagaaaccctgtctcgaaaaaccaaaaactaactaaataaataaataaataaagctgggcCAGGTGGTGCTcgcctctagtcccagcactcaggccagcctgggctaaacagcAAGACCCAATTTCAAACAATCCAACAAGCCAGCCGACAGATGGGTAGAGGCGTTAGCTGGGATTCCCGGGGCCAGGCTAGCAGTCCCAGGTCTGTGCAAACTGAGCAAGGCAGTGCACTCCTATGAGCTGAACGCTGtggaggaggctggaggatcaaggagttcaaggtcatccccagtgatgtagcaagttcaaggcagTGGtggaatttaatcccagcactcaagaggcagaggcaggcgaacctctgtgagtttgaggccagacctgggctacagagcaagttccaggacaggctccccaAACttgtagtgaaaccctgtctcaaaaaacctgagaaagagagagagggaggagagagagactcagagagagagacagaaaaaaactaatgtACAGACCATCAGGGGCTTAGTGCATGAATGTTCTCTGCTCTAAACTTGTAGagcatcccagaaaaaaaaaaaaaagggaaggtaGTGGATGGATCCAAGGTCCTCACTGGGACCATGGGAAAGGAGAGGGCTGTGAGGGCCCTGCTGACGTTAGCCCCAGGCTTCTCCTGGTTTCACGATCCTGACCTTTCCAGAGTCTACAGCCCCTGCTCTGTCCCACTGTCAACCCCTCTTTGTGTCTAGGGGACTCTAGAAACTGAAAGGCAGGCTGGGAAAAGAACTGAGTGTCCCACCTTGAGCATCAGGACCTTGGACAGGTCTGGAAGGCGCCTCTGGCATCAACTTGTCAAGTTCTCTCCCCCCCTCTGCTCTcgctctccctccatccctccccccctctgctctcactctctccctccctccatctctcctcccctgctcttccttctccctccctccatccctcccccctgctcttccttctccctccctccctccccccccctctgctctctctccctccctccatacccccaacccccaccccgtgtccacatgtgtgctatgcTACACATGTGGGCTTCAGAGAACAACCTGCAGacttggactcaaactcaggtcgcAAGGTCTGGCAGCTCCTTTACCCGCCGAGCCATCTCCACACACCTCACCCCCCACTGCtcttctgagacaggttttcatgGCTTCAGATGAATGTGTGGGGAGGATAactgaactcctgaccctcctgcctctacctcctgactgctgggatctAAGGCACGGGACAATGTGCTCAGCATGTTAGGTCTTTAATATGTGTTTGAGAAGCCCCACTGTTGTctgacacacacacccccagTCCCATGCTCTTAGGAATCTATTCCTTAGGGTGGTACTCCAGCAGTTTTTGTTGGGGCATCCCCTTTCTCTTCCACAGGAATAATGGGACGGTATGGGGGAGGCCAGTATGGACGAACATGCCTGCTTCCCCACTGTTTTCTCTCCCCACAGGCCTACCCAGCTCAGCTCTCCATGTGGTCGTGAATGGGACAACTCCATCTCCATCCCTTGAACTCCTCCAGCAGCAACTCTTCCGAGTTCTTCTACCCACAGTCCTCCTGTACTCCACAGCTTACTCATCTTCCTGTTTCCAGCATCCCTTCCCACAGTCCCCAGCCTTAGCAAGTCCTTCCTCTTTGTCCATCCCCAGAGGACACTGTGGTGACTTTACatagttctctgcttcctgctggcgTCCTAGCAGATGCAGTACTCCAAGCTGCATCTTCCCAACTCAATGCTCTCCTGTATTATTTCCTGAGTcttctagaacattccatccCATTGGTACTTAATCGTGCCCATGCTTACTCCCTAAGACCTCAGTGAGCATGATACCTGTGGTGTCTTCAACTCCTCCATAAACACCGccttcatctgtttttttttcctgcgcTCCCATCTTTATGTCTGATTGCTTGCACAGACACTCCCATTGACATTAGAGCCACTTCTTGTCCAACCTTCATCCTGTCCTCTCGAGTTGTCCTTTTGCTTAGCCTTCCACAAAACAAACCTGGAACTCTGCCCTCGTGAACCATCTCCTATGATGTTCCCCTGAGCCTCCAAAGAGGGGGCTCAGGGGGCCCGATGGCCTCCCGCCCCCCGTGGCCCTGTAGCCCCAGCGGGCCAGGGGAAGAACCTAGGAAGCCCCAGCGCCCAGGATGGGCAACCGCACGTGGGAGGGCTGCCACGTGGACTCTCGAGTGGATCACCTCTTCCCGCCATCCCTCTACATCTTTGTCATCGGGGTGGGGCTGCCCACCAACTGCCTGGCTTTGTGGGCGGCCTACCGCCAGGTGCGCCAGCGCAATGAGCTAGGCGTGTACCTGATGAACCTGAGCATCGCAGACCTGCTCTACATCTGCACGCTGCCGTTGTGGGTCGACTACTTCCTCCACCACGACAACTGGATCCATGGCCCCGGCTCCTGCAAGCTCTTCGGCTTCATCTTCTACAGCAACATCTACATCAGCATTGCCTTCCTGTGCTGCATCTCGGTGGACCGCTACCTGGCTGTGGCCCATCCGCTGCGCTTTGCGCGTTTGCGTCGGGTCAAGACAGCAGTGGCTGTGAGCTCCGTGGTTTGGGCCACCGAGCTGGGCGCCAACTCTGCACCGCTCTTCCACGATGAGCTCTTTCGAGATCGCTACAACCACACCTTCTGCTTCGAGAAGTTCCCCATGGAGAGCTGGGTGGCCTGGATGAATCTGTACCGTGTCTTCGTGGGCTTTCTTTTCCCCTGGGCACTCATGTTGCTGTGCTACCGCGGCATCCTGCGGGCCGTGCAGAGCAGTGTGTCCACGGAGCGCCAGGAGAAGGTCAAGATCAAGCGTCTGGCTCTGAGCCTCATCGCCATCGTGTTGGTGTGCTTTGCACCCTACCATGCCCTCCTGCTGTCTCGAAGCGCTGTCTACCTGGGTCGGCCCTGGGACTGTGGCTTCGAGGAGCGAGTCTTCTCCGCCTACCACAGCTCCCTGGCCTTCACCAGCCTCAATTGTGTGGCCGACCCCATCCTCTACTGCCTGGTCAATGAGGGAGCCCGCAGTGACGTGGCCAAGGCCCTGCACAACCTCCTGCGTTTCCTGGCCAGCGACAAGCCCCAGGAAATGGCCAATGCTTCCCTCACCCTGGAGACACCCTTGACCTCCAAGAGGAGCACCACCGGCAAGGCTTCCGGAGCTGTCTGGGCAGTGCCTCCGACTGCCCAAGGGGACCAGGTGCCGCTGAAGGTGCTGCTGCCACCAGCACAGTGAGCTCCATCCTCATGTCCCGCCCCTCTCTGCTGAATGCAAATGTATGTAAATATGACCGTGTGAATCTTCATAAAACAAGGGGAAAAAGTGGTTTTTGTGTCTTTCTCAGTCATCTTCCACCATGATCCCCAATGATTCACTTTAACTGGCATGGAGAGTTTAGGATGAGGTGATAAGCCAACTGTTTCTAACAGACAAAGACAGAAGAGCCTGGCTGATGGTACAGACTTGTACCCCTACTACCTACTTGgtaggctgaggaaggaggacttGGAAGTTCACGATGTACTTGGAccacaaagtgagaccctgtcttgaaagactaAGCACAACAAAGCCTGGGAATGTAGTCTAGCCACAAGTGTCTagctagaatcccccagtgaggggctggggtgtagctcagtggtagagcccctgcctagaatcccccagtgaggggctggggtgtgactcagtggtagagcccctgcctagaatcccccagtgaggggctggcagtgtagctcagtggtagagctcctgcctagaattCATGCTAGTGAGAGTAATTCTTTCCTGTGTTTTAGAGAAAGAGTATGGTTATTTTTTTATCCCAGTCTGGATTGAGCTCATGGTCCtttctcagcttctcaagtgttAATCTTACAGGAGTGAATTGCTGTGGAGCAGAGAGTTTCTGAGATTGACACAAACTGCATTCTCTCAGTCTGAGACCTTGCAGGACAAGGGGTGTCAAAAGCAGATGAGGGCATCTGGGCAGACTGCCTGGAGGAGTAGTAAGCAGGACTGGCTTAGAGAGGAGGCTCAGGATGAGGACAAAGTGAGCACAGCGAGACaactttatttacatttatttatttattgcaggaTGAGGGTTCTGCCACATCATTCcatggcagtcagaggacaacttacaagtgttggttctctctttccatgtgGAAGCCAGGAACTCAAACTCGGGTCCCCAGGCTTGGATAACAGCTTTCACCTGCTCAGTCATCTGCTGGCCCCTGCTTTCCCCCTCATTTATTTTGGTACTAGGGCTCCTCCCATCGAGTGCTCCTCGGCTGAGCCACACACTCTCTTCCCTTAGTCCTGATAAGTCCAGGCAGGTTCTGGGCTCTCTTTGTAGCCCATCCAGGCCTTGAAcatatgatcctcctgcctcagtttcttgaaTAGCTGGGATGATGGGCCTTCACCACCAGGACCaggttgggtttgtttgttttggtttttagacagatctcactgtgtaaatctggctggcctagaacttgctatgtagagcagaatggcctagaactcacagagatccctctgcctgtcttgtgagtgccaggattaaacagtgtgggccaccacaccacTGGGACTagtttttaggatttattttgaAGGAGGACTTTGTGGAAAAAACACAAAGGTCTAAAGGATTATGTAACTTGAGCCCCTGGCCCATTCTGGGAAAAGGGTGCCCAAGGGGCCTGGGCGGAAAGGGCCTCTGGGAACCAGCCCAGGCCCTGGTCCAGGACAGTCACTCAAGAGGCTAGAAAGCAAAGGGAGGAAGGTCTTACGGTGAGTCAGTGCTGGGGCCACCCTGGGCTCCCTGTTCCTCCCATATCTGTGTCTATTCCCACGCCCCAGGGTGGCCAGGGCTGCCTGACTTAGCTTATGGTGTCCCTTCCTCTTTGTGGCTTAATGGGTCATCCAGACGGCTGTGGCAGTTGCTCCACCAAgcaggagggggaaaggaagggccCAGCTCTGATTAGCCCTCAGGCTAATCATATGATGTAGAAATAGGCCCCTAAGATGGGaagatctcacacacacacacacacacacacacacacatgcatcctcaTCCCAGAGTCCCATAGAATCCTTttcagagaacagaagaggggcT
This genomic window from Chionomys nivalis chromosome 2, mChiNiv1.1, whole genome shotgun sequence contains:
- the Gpr4 gene encoding G-protein coupled receptor 4, whose product is MGNRTWEGCHVDSRVDHLFPPSLYIFVIGVGLPTNCLALWAAYRQVRQRNELGVYLMNLSIADLLYICTLPLWVDYFLHHDNWIHGPGSCKLFGFIFYSNIYISIAFLCCISVDRYLAVAHPLRFARLRRVKTAVAVSSVVWATELGANSAPLFHDELFRDRYNHTFCFEKFPMESWVAWMNLYRVFVGFLFPWALMLLCYRGILRAVQSSVSTERQEKVKIKRLALSLIAIVLVCFAPYHALLLSRSAVYLGRPWDCGFEERVFSAYHSSLAFTSLNCVADPILYCLVNEGARSDVAKALHNLLRFLASDKPQEMANASLTLETPLTSKRSTTGKASGAVWAVPPTAQGDQVPLKVLLPPAQ